A DNA window from Phragmites australis chromosome 11, lpPhrAust1.1, whole genome shotgun sequence contains the following coding sequences:
- the LOC133885835 gene encoding transcription factor MTB1-like, giving the protein MKTEIEEVGTAWFWTEEDKALCASVLGSKAFAYLTKGGGVISEGLVAASALVDLQNKLKYLVQADGQSLRWNYAIFWQLSRTKSGDIVLAWGDGSCCESHDSEMGSATSTVVDDASSVTKQRMRKRVLERLHSAFGGADEEDYAPGIDQVTETEIFFLASMYFAFPRHVGGPGKVFAAGAPLWIPNKELNVSPSNYCYRGFLANAAGFRTIVLVPFKAGVLELGSMQNVPESSETLETIRSVFLGTCSNKSASDKHKENGSAHILPGLTKIFGKDLNFSQPSASKGADPSKVDVSSRDAQKSSGCKSMLLPNLRKGLQNLTWSQARGLSSHQQKFGNGILVETSETAHCSNGAAHGPGVSPFQPQKPQQILTQPPPQPWGPRQIDFRVGSSSKFGVLISQKAMLDGEYGDVDGFCKEEREDRKPRKRERKSTNGREEPLTHVEAERKRREKLNKRFCALRDIVPNISKMDKASILEDAVAYIADLKKKLQEMEADQEKFLERGKVDTREQTSRPEVDIQVVQGEILVRVVSQMENHPIKKMLQAFEEAEVEVGESKVTANNGTVVHSFVIKSPGSEQHTRKKLLASMSNATSSV; this is encoded by the coding sequence ATGAAGACAGAGATTGAGGAGGTAGGCACCGCATGGTTCTGGACTGAGGAGGACAAAGCCCTTTGTGCTTCTGTGCTGGGTTCGAAAGCTTTCGCGTATCTGACAAAAGGTGGTGGTGTCATATCTGAAGGTCTTGTAGCAGCATCTGCCTTGGTGGATTTGCAAAATAAACTTAAGTACCTGGTTCAGGCAGATGGTCAGAGCCTTCGTTGGAACTATGCCATCTTCTGGCAGCTCTCCCGTACCAAGTCTGGTGACATTGTCCTTGCCTGGGGTGATGGATCTTGCTGCGAATCCCATGATAGCGAGATGGGATCTGCTACTTCTACTGTTGTGGATGATGCGTCTTCAGTGACCAAACAGAGGATGCGGAAGCGGGTCCTGGAGAGGCTGCACTCAGCATTTGGTGGAGCTGATGAGGAGGATTATGCTCCTGGAATTGACCAGGTCACTGAAACTGAGATATTCTTTCTAGCATCTATGTATTTTGCATTTCCACGTCATGTTGGTGGCCCTGGGAAAGTGTTTGCTGCAGGCGCACCCCTTTGGATTCCAAACAAGGAGCTCAATGTTTCCCCATCAAATTATTGTTACCGGGGATTCCTTGCAAATGCGGCGGGATTTAGGACCATTGTGTTAGTGCCATTCAAAGCTGGTGTACTTGAGCTAGGCTCAATGCAGAACGTGCCTGAGAGTTCTGAAACTCTGGAAACTATAAGGTCAGTGTTTCTAGGGACTTGCAGTAACAAATCAGCAAGTGATAAGCATAAGGAGAATGGTTCTGCTCATATATTGCCGGGTTTGACAAAGATCTTTGGGAAGGATTTGAATTTCAGCCAACCTTCAGCCAGCAAAGGAGCTGATCCATCAAAGGTGGATGTAAGCTCAAGGGATGCACAGAAGAGCAGTGGTTGTAAGAGCATGTTGCTCCCTAATCTCCGGAAAGGATTGCAGAATTTGACATGGAGTCAGGCTCGAGGCCTGAGTTCTCATCAGCAGAAGTTTGGCAATGGTATCTTAGTTGAGACAAGTGAGACTGCACATTGTAGCAATGGAGCTGCTCATGGCCCTGGAGTGAGCCCATTTCAGCCTCAGAAGCCACAGCAGATCTTGACCCAACCACCACCTCAGCCTTGGGGGCCAAGGCAAATAGATTTTCGTGTAGGGTCCAGTTCCAAGTTTGGTGTTTTGATTTCACAAAAAGCCATGTTGGATGGGGAGTATGGCGATGTTGATGGCTTCTGTAAGGAGGAAAGGGAAGACCGGAAGCCAAGGAAGAGGGAAAGAAAATCAACAAACGGGAGGGAGGAGCCGCTTACCCATGTTGAGGCTGAGCGCAAAAGGAGGGAAAAGCTGAACAAGCGGTTCTGTGCTCTGAGAGACATTGTGCCCAACATCTCAAAAATGGACAAAGCATCCATTCTGGAAGATGCCGTGGCATATATCGCAGATCTCAAGAAGAAGCTGCAAGAGATGGAGGCAGATCAAGAGAAGTTCTTGGAGCGTGGTAAGGTAGACACCAGGGAGCAAACATCTAGGCCGGAAGTTGACATCCAGGTGGTGCAAGGTGAGATTCTTGTTCGAGTAGTATCGCAAATGGAGAACCATCCAATAAAGAAGATGCTCCAAGCTTTTGAAGAGGCAGAGGTGGAAGTAGGTGAATCAAAGGTCACAGCTAACAATGGTACAGTTGTGCATTCCTTTGTTATCAAGTCCCCTGGCTCTGAGCAGCATACAAGAAAGAAATTGCTCGCCTCTATGTCTAATGCAACTAGCTCTGTGTAG